GGGAGACGAACTCGTCCCGCACCGCCATTGAGCCCATCGCCAAGTCCGCTCCCACGCTGAGACGTCGCTCCGCGGGTTCCGCCCGGCTCGCCAGCAGCAACAGGCCCCCTCCGATTGCGGCCACGAGCCTGCCCTTCCCCAGCCACCCGGGGAAACTGCCCTCGCCCACGGGTCCGCGGCACCCCCGGCGCGTCCGGCGAACGCCCGCGGCGGGAAGAATCACCCTATCTCCCTTTTTCCGACGGACCCGCAGCGAAGGTCGAACCCTCGCGCTCGGATCCCCGTGCGCTTCGTCCCGCCCACCAAATCGACCGAGAGAGGGCGTCACCCGTTCGACGAAAAGCCCTGCACACGGCCCGGTCAGTGAACCCGCTGAAAGCTGCCGCGCACGAAACGGATCAGGTTGGCCTCCGCATTGGACCGGTTGTTTCCCCGAAACGTCGTCAACCCACGGAGACCCTGGACCTTCTCCACCCCCTCCAGTCGGCGGGAGATTTCCTCCCGGGTTGTCGCTCCCTCGGCAAGCACTTTCAGAATGAGGCTCATCGCATCGTAGCCGTAAGCCATCCAGCGATCGGGAACCAAGCCCGTCTCGCGGCGGAATTCGTCTCGGAGTTGCTGGTACACGGGGTCCGACTCGTCCAGGAACCAGTCCGTCACGAACACGAGGCCCTCCACGTAGCGGCGATTGCCGAGCAGGAGCTCCAGGTTCTGCCACTCCGAGCCGCCCAGGGGTTGGGCCCGAATGTTGAAGCGAGCGAACTGCGAGGCCACGTACGGGATGTCCTCCGCGTGGATCGGGAAGAAGATGGCATCGATCCCGGGAACCGGGAAGTCCTCGTAGTCCACCAGATTGGTCACTTCGCCAGGCTTGGCGTGACGGCGCACCGAGTCGGTCAGAGCCTGGAGGGCCGCCTCCACGCGCGCAGAGGAGGGAGGGGTACCTCCCTGGTTCGCTCTCCTCAGGCTGTCCGCGATCCAGTGGTGGAGGCCGAGCTGCCGGATCTTCTTGAACTGATTGGTCAAGTCCTGGGGGTTATCGTAGTACCATTCTTGCGCCACGACCACCCCGCCGAGCTCGTCCACGCGGTTGGCGAAGGCATCGGCCATCTCCATCCCGTAGTCGTCGGCAGGGGCCAGGGTGGCGAAGGTTCGGCATCCGAGCTCGTTCACGGCGTACTCGGCCAGCAGGCGCCCGCGATGCTCCACGTCCATGTTGAGCTGAAAGACGGTGGGGGCCGCGGACGTGAGCCCGGTCAGGTAGCTGACGGGCACCAGGACGGGCAGCTGAGCGGTGCCTGCCAGGGCTCCAATGGCAATGCTCTTGTCGCTTTCCAGCTCGCCGATGAGCGCCACGACGCGTTCATCCCTCATCAGCTCCTGGGCCGCCTGGACGGCGCGAAGCATGTCCGATTCCGAGTCGCGCACGACCAACTCCAGGCTGGTCGCCCCTCGCTTCCAGGCGAACTCGATCCCGCGCAGGACACGTCGCCCCTCCGCCTGCAGGGGGCCCGAGAGGGGCAGGATCACGCCTACCCGAAGGCTACCCCGTTGGAGGTTGCGCGCCGTGGACGCCAGCTCGGCAGCGCGACGGCGCACGTCCTCACCAGCGGCCATCGCCCGGAGCTGCTCCGCCCCAGCGATCACCTCCGAAAGCCGCCCCTGACGCAATTTCCCCTCGAGGAGGGCCAATTGCAGAAGCTCCCGGGCCTCCCTGTTGCCTGCCTCATGTTCCAGGCGATCCAGCTCCGACGTGCTCATCCGCACGGCAAGTGTAGCCAGTCCCAAGAACGCCCGGCGCGAGAGTGCCGAGTCCGCCACCGTCAGGTTCCGGATGAGAAGGGTCGCCGCGCCAAAGGCATCCCCCGCCCGCAGGCGACAGGATGCGAGCAGATGGTTCACGTACGGAAGGTAGCGACTGCGCGGATACCGCCGCGAAAACTCCTCGAGCGCCGCCCCCGCCTCCTCCACCCTCCCCTGCCGGTAGAGGCTACGGGCCAGCATCACCTGAGCAGCGCTCGCCAGCGGCGATCCCGGCCGCTCGACAAGGCCCTCGAGGAGGCTTTCCGCCTCCGGGTACTCTCCCTGCCGGAAGAGCTCAACCGCCTTGTGGAACTGGCCGGCTTCGCCCTCTTTCTCCTGCGTGCCCGCCGTAGCCCAGAGCGGAACTCCCACCAGCCCAACAAAAAGCCACGGCAAGAACCCCAACCGTGCTGCGCGCTTCAACGAACCCTCCGCAGTTCCTTCTCCCATCTCCGCTCCAAAGTCCCATCGACCGCCGCGGGTCCTCCCCGGACGCCCGCAATGTACGGCGACCAAAACAAGTTTTCAACCCA
This window of the candidate division KSB1 bacterium genome carries:
- a CDS encoding penicillin-binding protein activator, with translation MKRAARLGFLPWLFVGLVGVPLWATAGTQEKEGEAGQFHKAVELFRQGEYPEAESLLEGLVERPGSPLASAAQVMLARSLYRQGRVEEAGAALEEFSRRYPRSRYLPYVNHLLASCRLRAGDAFGAATLLIRNLTVADSALSRRAFLGLATLAVRMSTSELDRLEHEAGNREARELLQLALLEGKLRQGRLSEVIAGAEQLRAMAAGEDVRRRAAELASTARNLQRGSLRVGVILPLSGPLQAEGRRVLRGIEFAWKRGATSLELVVRDSESDMLRAVQAAQELMRDERVVALIGELESDKSIAIGALAGTAQLPVLVPVSYLTGLTSAAPTVFQLNMDVEHRGRLLAEYAVNELGCRTFATLAPADDYGMEMADAFANRVDELGGVVVAQEWYYDNPQDLTNQFKKIRQLGLHHWIADSLRRANQGGTPPSSARVEAALQALTDSVRRHAKPGEVTNLVDYEDFPVPGIDAIFFPIHAEDIPYVASQFARFNIRAQPLGGSEWQNLELLLGNRRYVEGLVFVTDWFLDESDPVYQQLRDEFRRETGLVPDRWMAYGYDAMSLILKVLAEGATTREEISRRLEGVEKVQGLRGLTTFRGNNRSNAEANLIRFVRGSFQRVH